In Streptomyces sp. NBC_00344, the genomic window CGGTCGGGGAGCCTGCCCGCGGCCTTCAGCTCCCGTGCGACCTCGACGAAGAGCTCCAGCGCGGCCTTGGCGTCCGACGCGATTCCGTAGTCAGGGGCGAAGATCTTGCCCAGCTGGGTCGGCTCGATGTCGACATGGACGAAGGTGCGGCCCTTGGTGTAGGTGTCCAGCTTGCCGGTGTGCCGATTGGCCCAGCGGTTGCCGATGCCGAGGACGAAGTCGGACTCCAGGAAGGTCGCGTTGCCGTAGCGGTGCGAGGTCTGCAGACCGACCATGCCGGCGTTCAGCGCGTGATCGTCGGGGACGATGCCCCAGCCCATCAGGGTCGGGACGACCGGAATACCGGTCAGCTCGGCGAATTCCACCAGCAGATCGCCGGCGTCGGCGTTGATGATGCCGCCGCCTGCGACGATCAGCGGGCGCTGCGACTCGTTGAGCAGCGCGATCGCCTTCTCGATCTGCGCGCGGCTTGCGACCGGCTTGTACACCGGCAACGGAGTGTACGTCTCCGGGTCGAATTCGATCTCGGTCATCTGGACATCGATCGGCAGGTCGATGAGGACCGGGCCCGGGCGGCCGGAACGCATCAGATGGAAGGCCTGCTGGACGACGCCCGGCACCTGCGCGGCCTCCATGACCGTGGTCGCGGCCTTGGTCACCGGCTTGGCGATCGAGGCGATGTCGACTGCCTGGAAGTCCTCCTTGTGCATCACCGCGGTCGGGGCCTGGCCGGTGATGCAGAGGATCGGGATGGAGTCACCGATCGCCGAGTAGAGACCGGTGATCATGTCGGTGCCTGCCGGGCCCGACGTACCGATGCAGACACCGATGTTGCCGGGGTGGGTGCGGGTGTAGCCCTCGGCCATGTGCGAGGCGCCCTCGACATGGCGCGCGAGGGTGTGCCGGACACCGCCTGCGGCCTTGAGGGCCGCATAGAACGGGTTGATCGCTGCGCCCGGCACGCCGAAGGCATGGCTGACGCCTTCACGCTTGAGGATCTCAACTGCCGCTCGGGCAGCGGTCATACGAGGCATGGAGTACTCCTGCTCGGCCTGTCGGAGTGGGCCTCCTGTCGCGCCAACCTGAGGTCGCCCATTTCCGTATTACGGAAGTCTATTTCTGCTATACGGAAGCAATGTAAGAGCTGGGCCGGTCCGCCGTCAAGGGAGTGGGACCGGGCGGGCAGTCGTGCTCCGGGGGCGGCCGCAATGTCCGAAGTCCGTCCCCAACACCTCGCTCTTGGTGGACGATGGGACCCATGGGAACGGGCGCGGGCACGGGAGAAGGCGCGGAGGAGGACGCGGAGGAGCCGGCCGCGGAGCACGTACTGGTGCGCTGCCCGTCCTGCTTCCGGGTGCACACCTACACGGCCGCGGTCCTGCCGTGCGCCTGCGGTGCGCCGCTCGCGCCACCGCTGCTCAAGGAGGCACCGCCGGAACCGGTCGCCCATCGGACCTGGTCCGACGACTGGGTCACGGTGCGCTGTGCGGCCTGCGGACGCCAGGACGAGTGGCCGCAGCCCGAACTCGGCTGCTCCTGCGGGACGGTCCTGCGCATCCGGGTGCGCGAGGCGAGCACGCCGCCCGCCTCGGCACACCCGGCGGCCGCCGGCGGACCGGCCGTGCCCGGCGCGAGGGCCGGCCGGCCCGAATTCCGGCCGGTGACGATCCGTACCGCACGCGACGCGGTGTCCGCGGCCGCGCTCTATCTGCGGTGGCTTGGCTTCCGGGATGTCCAGCAGCCCGACAGGCGCCCGGCGTCCGGTATCGATCTGCGCGGCCGGGATCTGGTCGCCACGGTCGAGGCGAGCACCCGGCCCGCGGCGCTGCGGGACATCGAGTGCCTGTGGCTGAACGGGCTGAGCGCGTCGGCGGTGAGCGTCTGCTTCTCGCTCGCGGGATACGCCGACGAGGCGCGCGCCCGGGCCGACGAACTCGCCGTCCCGCTCTTCGTGATGGATCTGACCGGAGCCCCGCAGCCGGTCAACGAGCCTGCCACCCACCTGGTGGACTCCGGCGCCTGAACCGCGGAGAGCGCCGGAGCGGTTGCCACAGGGATTCGCACTGCCGCACTACGGACTACGGCACTACGGCACTACGGCACTACGGCACTACGGGCGGTATATCGCGCCCGGCTTCAGTTCGGCGGGGGCGATCAGCTGGGGCACGGTGACCAGTGTGTAGCCGCGCTTCTTCAGCGCGTCGATGATGCCGGAGACGGCCGGCACGGTGCCCGGGTAGATGTCGTGCAGCAGGATGATGCCGTCGGGCCTGGCCTGCTCGAGCGTGCGCTTCTCTATGAGAGCGGTGTCCGATGTGGAGAAGTCCTTCGCCGTGGTGCTCCACAGCACCTGGGACACACCGAGCTCCTTGCATATCCTGGAGACGTCGTCGTTGGTGCGGCCCTGCGGAGGGCGCATCACCCTGGGTCTGGTTCCGGTGATCCTCTCGACCGCGACCTCGGTCTTCTCTATCTCCTGGCGGGCCACATCGGCACTCTGCTTGGTCAGGATCTTGTGGGTCCAGGTGTGGTTGCCCACCTCGTGCCCCTCGGCCGCCTCACGCTTGACGATCTCCGGGTACTTCATCACGTGGTTCTTGCCGAGGAGGAAGAAGGTCGCATGGACCTTCTTCTCCTTCAGGACGTCCAGCAGATGCGGAGTGTTCGGCCCCGGCCCCGCGTCGAAGGTCAGCGCTATGCACTTGGCCCTGCGGCAGTCGACCGGTCCGAATTGCGCCGCGTTCTTGCCGTCCGCGTGATCCCGCGCCGCGGACGGCGATGTGGTGTCCATCGAACAGCCGCTCAGCACAAGGGTCATGAGCGCGGCCACGCCGGCAGCGGTTCCGAAACGCGCAGCCGTCTTCTTCCTCAGCAATGACATGACCTGGACTATACACAGCGAGTATAGAGTGAGTGTATAGCGGGCGCGAAAGGCCTGAGTCCATCACTGCGGCCCGCCACTCCCGCGCCCCCGCACCCTTAGTGATGGCCGAAGCGCTCCCGGAGTTCCACTTTTCTCACCTTTCCGCTGACGGTCATCGGGAAGGTGTCCAGGAGCTGCAGCACACGGGGGACCTTGTAGTGGGCCAGCCGGCCGCGGCAGTACTCCCTGATCCCGTCCAGCGTGGGAGGGTCGGACGGGTCGCGCGGGATGACACAGGCCAGGATCTCCTCGCCGTACTTCTCGTCCGGCACCCCGACCACCTGGACGTCGACGATCTGGGGGTGTCCGTGCAGGAACTCCTCGATCTCGCGCGGATAGACGTTCTCACCCCCGCGAATGATCATGTCCTTGATCCGCCCCACGATCTGCACATAGCCGTCGTCACGGATCACCGCCAGATCGCCGGTGTGCATCCAGCGGCCGGCGTCGATGACCTCGGCCGTCTTCCGCGGCTCCTGCCAGTAGCCGAGCATCACGCTGTATCCGCGGGTGCAGAGTTCACCCGGCTTGCCGCGCGGCAGCGTCGTACCGGTCGCCGGATCCACGACCTTCACCTCGATGTGCGGCAGGACACGGCCGACGGTCCCGGTGCGCCGCTCCAGGTCGTCGTCGCGCCGGGTCTGGGTGGAGACGGGTGAGGTCTCGGTCATTCCGTAGCAGATGGACACCTCGGCCATGTGCATCTCGGCGACAACCCGCTTCATCACCTCGGCCGGGCAGGGCGAGCCCGCCATGATTCCGGTGCGCAGTGAGGAGAGGTCGTACTCGGCGAAGCCGGGGAGGTTCAGCTCCGCGATGAACATGGTCGGCACCCCGTAGAGCGAGGTGCAGCGCTCCTGCTCGACGGCGCGCAGCGTGGCCTCAGGATCGAAGGAGGGCCCGGGGATGACCATGCAGGCGCCGTGCGATGTGGCGGCCAGATTCCCCATGACCATGCCGAAACAGTGGTAGAAGGGGACCGGTAGACAGATCCGGTCCCGCTCCGAATAGTGCACCGACTCCCCTACGGAATAACCGTTGTTGAGGATGTTGTGGTGCGAGAGTGTGGCTCCCTTCGGGAAGCCCGTGGTACCCGAGGTGTACTGGATGTTGATCGGGTCGTCGCAGGAGAGGGCCGCATCCAGCGGCACCGGCCGCGCCGCGGCCACCAGATCGTCCCAGGACGGATCACCGATGTAGTGGACGGCCCTCAGCTCGGGACAGTTGCCGCGTACCTCACCGACCAGGGCCCGGTAGTCGCTCCCCTTGTGGCCGGTAGATGCCACCAGCAGGCTGATCCCGGCCTGCTTCAGCACGAACTCCAGCTCGTGCGCCCGGTACGCCGGATTGATGTTCACCATGATCGCGCCGATCCGCGCGGTGGCGTACTGGACAAGCACCCACTCCGGGCAGTTGACCGCCCAGATCCCGACCCGGTCGCCCTTGCCGACCCCCACTCCGAGGAGTCCGCGGGCCAGCTCGTCCACGTCAGCCCCGAACCGGGCGTAGGTCCAGCGACGCCCCGATGCCACGTCGACGAGCGCCTCCCGTTCGGGGAAGGCTGCGATCGCGCGGTCGAGGTTGCTTCCGATGGTGTCGCCGAGGAGCTCCGTGCTGCCGGTCCCGTGCGTGTAGGAAAGCGTCACCGCAGGTCCCCCTCGAGGTATTCGGACGCGGACCCGGCCGCCGTCGCTTCCCGCAGCTCGATGCGGCGGATCTTGCCGGACACCGTCTTGGGCAGCTCACCGAACTCGATGCGCCGGATCCGCTTGTACGGAGCGAGCACCGCACGTGAGTGCTCGAAGAGCGTCCTCGCCGTTTCGGGTCCCGGCGTCCAGCCCTCCGCCAGGACGATGTACGCCTTCGGTACGGCGAGCCGTACCGGGTCGGGAGCGGGCACCACCGCGGCTTCCGCGACGGCCTCGTGCTCCAGCAGGGCACTCTCCAGCTCGAACGGTGAGATCTTGTAGTCGGACGCCTTGAAGACGTCGTCCGACCTGCCGATGTAGGTGATGTAGCCGTCCGCGTCGCGTGAACCGATGTCACCGGTGCGGTAGTAGCCGCCGGCCATCGCCTCGGCCGTACGGTCCGGATCGCCGTGGTAGCAGACCATCAGGCCGACCGGCTTCGCCGAGAGGTCGAGGGCGATCTCGCCCTCGACGACCCCCGGCTGTCCGCTGACCGGATCGAGCAGCTCGACCTTGTAGCCGGGCGTCGGGCGGCCCATCGAGCCCGCCTTGAGCACCTGTCCCGGGGTGTTGGCCACCTGGACGGCGGTCTCGGTCTGCCCGAAGCCGTCGCGGATCGTCACACCCCACTCGCGGCGCACCGTCTCGATGACCTCGGGATTGAGCGGTTCACCGGCTGCGGCGACCTCACGCGGAGGTGTGCGCAGTCGGCTCAGGTCGGACTGGATGAGCATCCGCCAGACGGTCGGTGGCGCGCAGAAGGACGTCACTCCCACCCGGTCCATCTCATCCATCAGCCGGGCCGGGTCGAAGCGCGTGTAGTTGTGGATGAAGACCGTGGCCTCGGCGTTCCACGGGGCGAAGAGGTTGGACCAGGCGTGCTTGGCCCAACCGGGTGAGGAGATGTTGAGGTGCACATCGCCCGGCCGCAGGCCGATCCAGTACATCGTCGCCAAGTGCCCGATGGGATACGAGGCGTGGGTGTGCTCGACCAGCTTGGGCCGGGCCGTCGTGCCCGACGTGAAGTAGAGCATGAGGGAGTCGTCCGCAGCGGTGGCCCCGCGGGGCTCGAAGACGTCGGGCGCGCCGGCCGCTTCGCTGTACGGGAGCCAGCCATCTGGGGTGCCGGCGCCCACCGCGATCCGGGTGTAGTCACCTGCCACCTCGGCGAACTTGTCGGTGTCCTCGCTCCTGACGAGCACATGACGGGCGCGGCCGCGGCTGATCCGGTCGCGCAGATCGACCGGCCCGAGCAGCGGTGTGGCGGGGATGACGACGGCGCGCAGCTTCATCGCGGCAAGCGCCGTCTCCCACAGTTCCTGCTGGTTGCCGAGCATGACGAGGATGCGGTCGCCCGGCCTCACACCCTTGGTGCGCAGCCAGTTCGCCGACCGGTCGGACCGCTGGGCCATTTCGGCGAACGACACCCGGATCTCTGTGCCGTCCTCCTCGACGATGTGCAGCGCGGTCCTGTCGTTGCCTTCGGCGATGACGTCGAACCAGTCCAGCGCCCAGTTGAAATGTTCCGGCCTGGGCCAGCGGAAGCCCTCGTAGGCCGTGGTGTACTCCGCACGGTGGCGGAGCAGGAAATCCCGGGCGGCCCGGAACTCCTCCGTCGCACTGTCTGACGGCATGTGTCCTCCTCATTGCGGGACTGGTCCTCAGCATCGTGTAATCAGTGCCCCAGGTCTCACTACCCCCGAACGGGGGCGAAGGCTGTGTCCCTCCCGTGGACACCCCTGGTCCCCCGCCAGACCAGCCAGAGAGGAAGGGCCGCGTGCCGGAGCCGGTCGAGGCAGTTGAGATGCGAGCGGCGCTGCAGCGGCTGCGCCGCACCACCGGGCTGCCGGTCGCCTTCGGCGGCCTGCTGACCGACTCCGGACAGCTGCGGATCGCCGAACTCAGCGGTACGGCGACCCGCGCACTGAGCGGCCTCGGGGTGTCCGCGGGCAACGGTCTCGGCGGCAAGTCGATCGCGTTGTCGCGGCCGTGCGCGGTGACCGACTACCGCTCCTCGCTGCACATCAGCCACGAGTACGACACAGCGGTGGGCGCGGAGGGGCTGCGTGCGGTGCTCGCGGTGCCCGTGGTGGTGCGGCGCAAGGTACGCGGGGTGCTGTACGGCGCGGTGCGCGAACCGCGGGGATTCGGTGACCGGACGTACAACGCGGCGGTCGACGCGGCCCGCGACGTGGAGCAGTCCCTGGTCGTACGCGACGAGGTGCAGCGGCTGCTCGCGGCCGCGCGGGAGCCGGTGGCGGGCCCCGGCGCCTGGGAACAGGTCCGGGAGGCGCACGGCGAACTGCGCACGCTGGCACCTCGCATCGTCGATCCCGGGCTGCGCGACGAGTTGCTGAAGGTCTGCGGCCGGCTGGCGGGCGGAGGCAGCGGTCCGGTACAGGATCGGCGGATCGTCCTGGCGCCCCGAGAGGTGGATGTGCTCGCCTGGGTCGCGACGGGAGCCACCAATGCGTCGGCAGGCGAGCGGCTGGGACTGAAGCCGGAGACCGTGAAAGGCTATCTGCGGTCCGCCATGCGGAAATTGGGGGCGCACACGCGCCTGGAGGCGGTGGTGGCGGCCCGGCGGGCGGGGCTGCTTCCGTAGCTCCGCGGTCGGGGGCCGCAGAGAGGGAGAGCACGGATGACGCATTCACCCGCCGAGCAGCTTGTGGTCGCTCGGGCGACACCTGAGGTCTGGCCCGTGATCAGCGGGTGGGCGCACGACGAGGGCTGGAACCCGGGGCTGCGCGACGAGGAGAGTTTCTTCGCCCAGGACCCCGCGGGATTCTTCCTCGGCCGGCTGGACGGGGAGCCGGTCTCGGCTGTCTCCATGGTCAACTACGGCGACCACTACGCCTTCCTCGGCTGCTATCTGGTCCGCCCCGACCTGCGCGGACGCGGCTACGGCATGACCACCTGGAAGGCGGGGCTCGCCCATGCGGGCAGTCGGACCATCGGTCTGGACGGTGTGGTCGCCCAGCAGGGCAACTACCGCCAGTCGGGATTCGCCCTCGCCCATCGCACCGTCCGCCATGTCGGCCGTATCGGCACCGTGGGGCAGCCGGCCACCCATGTCCGGCCGTTCGTCGCGGGTGACCGGGAGGCCGTCGGCGCCTACGACAGTGCGTGCTGGCCGGCCGAACGGCCCCGCTTCCTCGACCACTGGCTGGCCACCGAGGGGCACCGGGCCCTGGTCCGGGTCGTGGACGGACGGCTCACCGGCTACGCGGTGATCCGTCCCGCGCGGGACGCCCTGCGCGTCGGCCCGCTGTTCGCCGATTCGGTGTCGGATGCCGGGTCGCTGTTCGCCGGGCTGGCGGCGGAGGCCGGCACGGCGGAGGTGGCGGTGGACGTCCCCGAGTCCAACCCGGCCGCGGTGGCTCTGGCGCGCTCACTGGGGCTGGCACCCGCGTTCCAGACGGCACGGATGTACACCGGGCCGGTCCGCCCCTTCGCCGAGGACCGGGTCTTCGGCGTGACCACCCTCGAACTCGGCTGAGCCCCGGGCCCCGGGGCGCCGGGCCGGCCCCCGTGCGGGGCCCTGCCCGGTGGGCCCGGCGGCCGCTACTTGTCCGCGATGAGCTTGCCGCCGACGCCCCAGCTGTCGGCCGGCACCTCCTGGATCCAGACCTGTACGGCCTCGGCCGGGATCTGCAGCGAATCGACGAACGCGTCGGTGACCCGCCTGACCAGTTCGCGCTTGAGCTCGATGTCGCGGGGACCCTGCTGAACGGTGACGATCGGCATGACCGAAACTCCCTCGTCCGCGGCGGCTCTCCGGTTTGTTCCGGGTCGCTCACCGGCATGACCCCAGTCCATCCGATCCACAGTGCCCGGCCAAGAAGCAGATCGCGGCCGCAGCGATCAGTTCTCGTGATGACTGCCGGTCGCAGCGGCGCCGCACGCCTGGAGGAGCAGATCGAGCATCGGTGGCGGGGTCTTCCGGCGCACCGCGAGCGACGTGGTCAGGAAGAGCGGGCGTTCCCGGAACGGGAGGAAGGCCACCCGCGGGCTGAGCAGTTGCCGGGCGTGGG contains:
- the gcl gene encoding glyoxylate carboligase translates to MPRMTAARAAVEILKREGVSHAFGVPGAAINPFYAALKAAGGVRHTLARHVEGASHMAEGYTRTHPGNIGVCIGTSGPAGTDMITGLYSAIGDSIPILCITGQAPTAVMHKEDFQAVDIASIAKPVTKAATTVMEAAQVPGVVQQAFHLMRSGRPGPVLIDLPIDVQMTEIEFDPETYTPLPVYKPVASRAQIEKAIALLNESQRPLIVAGGGIINADAGDLLVEFAELTGIPVVPTLMGWGIVPDDHALNAGMVGLQTSHRYGNATFLESDFVLGIGNRWANRHTGKLDTYTKGRTFVHVDIEPTQLGKIFAPDYGIASDAKAALELFVEVARELKAAGRLPDRTQWAASAQDRKARLQRRTHFDDVPIKPQRVYEEMNRAFGPDTRYVTTIGLSQIAGAQMLHVYKPRHWINCGQAGPLGWTIPAALGVATADPDTTVVALSGDYDFQFMLEELAVGAQHNIPYVHVLVNNAYLGLIRQAQRNFDIDFQVNLEFENINTPEIGVYGVDHVKVAEGLGCKAIRVTEPDQLLPAFEEAKKLAAEYRVPVVVEAILERITNISMSGGDIAGVNEFEDLATEPGHAPTAILPLITS
- a CDS encoding polysaccharide deacetylase family protein, giving the protein MSLLRKKTAARFGTAAGVAALMTLVLSGCSMDTTSPSAARDHADGKNAAQFGPVDCRRAKCIALTFDAGPGPNTPHLLDVLKEKKVHATFFLLGKNHVMKYPEIVKREAAEGHEVGNHTWTHKILTKQSADVARQEIEKTEVAVERITGTRPRVMRPPQGRTNDDVSRICKELGVSQVLWSTTAKDFSTSDTALIEKRTLEQARPDGIILLHDIYPGTVPAVSGIIDALKKRGYTLVTVPQLIAPAELKPGAIYRP
- a CDS encoding AMP-binding protein, yielding MTLSYTHGTGSTELLGDTIGSNLDRAIAAFPEREALVDVASGRRWTYARFGADVDELARGLLGVGVGKGDRVGIWAVNCPEWVLVQYATARIGAIMVNINPAYRAHELEFVLKQAGISLLVASTGHKGSDYRALVGEVRGNCPELRAVHYIGDPSWDDLVAAARPVPLDAALSCDDPINIQYTSGTTGFPKGATLSHHNILNNGYSVGESVHYSERDRICLPVPFYHCFGMVMGNLAATSHGACMVIPGPSFDPEATLRAVEQERCTSLYGVPTMFIAELNLPGFAEYDLSSLRTGIMAGSPCPAEVMKRVVAEMHMAEVSICYGMTETSPVSTQTRRDDDLERRTGTVGRVLPHIEVKVVDPATGTTLPRGKPGELCTRGYSVMLGYWQEPRKTAEVIDAGRWMHTGDLAVIRDDGYVQIVGRIKDMIIRGGENVYPREIEEFLHGHPQIVDVQVVGVPDEKYGEEILACVIPRDPSDPPTLDGIREYCRGRLAHYKVPRVLQLLDTFPMTVSGKVRKVELRERFGHH
- a CDS encoding AMP-binding protein encodes the protein MPSDSATEEFRAARDFLLRHRAEYTTAYEGFRWPRPEHFNWALDWFDVIAEGNDRTALHIVEEDGTEIRVSFAEMAQRSDRSANWLRTKGVRPGDRILVMLGNQQELWETALAAMKLRAVVIPATPLLGPVDLRDRISRGRARHVLVRSEDTDKFAEVAGDYTRIAVGAGTPDGWLPYSEAAGAPDVFEPRGATAADDSLMLYFTSGTTARPKLVEHTHASYPIGHLATMYWIGLRPGDVHLNISSPGWAKHAWSNLFAPWNAEATVFIHNYTRFDPARLMDEMDRVGVTSFCAPPTVWRMLIQSDLSRLRTPPREVAAAGEPLNPEVIETVRREWGVTIRDGFGQTETAVQVANTPGQVLKAGSMGRPTPGYKVELLDPVSGQPGVVEGEIALDLSAKPVGLMVCYHGDPDRTAEAMAGGYYRTGDIGSRDADGYITYIGRSDDVFKASDYKISPFELESALLEHEAVAEAAVVPAPDPVRLAVPKAYIVLAEGWTPGPETARTLFEHSRAVLAPYKRIRRIEFGELPKTVSGKIRRIELREATAAGSASEYLEGDLR
- a CDS encoding response regulator transcription factor, with protein sequence MPEPVEAVEMRAALQRLRRTTGLPVAFGGLLTDSGQLRIAELSGTATRALSGLGVSAGNGLGGKSIALSRPCAVTDYRSSLHISHEYDTAVGAEGLRAVLAVPVVVRRKVRGVLYGAVREPRGFGDRTYNAAVDAARDVEQSLVVRDEVQRLLAAAREPVAGPGAWEQVREAHGELRTLAPRIVDPGLRDELLKVCGRLAGGGSGPVQDRRIVLAPREVDVLAWVATGATNASAGERLGLKPETVKGYLRSAMRKLGAHTRLEAVVAARRAGLLP
- a CDS encoding GNAT family N-acetyltransferase; the encoded protein is MTHSPAEQLVVARATPEVWPVISGWAHDEGWNPGLRDEESFFAQDPAGFFLGRLDGEPVSAVSMVNYGDHYAFLGCYLVRPDLRGRGYGMTTWKAGLAHAGSRTIGLDGVVAQQGNYRQSGFALAHRTVRHVGRIGTVGQPATHVRPFVAGDREAVGAYDSACWPAERPRFLDHWLATEGHRALVRVVDGRLTGYAVIRPARDALRVGPLFADSVSDAGSLFAGLAAEAGTAEVAVDVPESNPAAVALARSLGLAPAFQTARMYTGPVRPFAEDRVFGVTTLELG
- the dmpI gene encoding 4-oxalocrotonate tautomerase DmpI, whose translation is MPIVTVQQGPRDIELKRELVRRVTDAFVDSLQIPAEAVQVWIQEVPADSWGVGGKLIADK